Genomic segment of Streptococcus pneumoniae:
TTTTTTTAGGTGGACGCCCTGAGAGAATAACCCCTTCTGTAAAGTTATCAATATTCAGTTTATCACGCTGAGCAAAAACAATGACATTGCGAATTTCTGCATTCATTCTACTTACGTTATCACGACAATTTGTTTCAGCGTATTTATTGATAAAAGCTTGATACTCGCTTGCTTTTATTTGGATTGCAGGTTTATCTGAAAGATGTTTTTTAATAAACTTTCCTCGTAGCAAGTGCTTATTCATTGTCGTATCTGCTTTATCTAGCGGTTTTACAGCTAATTCTAACCATTTTTTCCAAAGGTCATAAAAAGTAATAGTTTTATCAATGATTGCACCTTTCATCAGCTGTATTTCTATGTTAATTGCTTCGATTTCAGCTTCACGTTTTGTTCGAAATCCTGAGTTAGATGCAACTACTTTTTTATTTTTGAATATACGGTAGTCCCAAGTTTTATTTTTACCTCTTCTTCTATATGAAATTGCCATGATTACCTCTCTTCTAAGAAGCGATAACCAAGATATTATCTTGGTTATCATACCACATTTATTTAAAGATTTCTACAAAATTTATTTAAAGATTTTTACAAAGTTTTGCTCAAAAAATGCTCGGGTCTTGCTAGATAAGAAGAAGTAGCGTCCTCCCTGACTTTCAGGATATTTCACGAATCCGTTGGGGTTTATTGCTATATCAATTTGAGAGCGAATATCAGAACGATATAGAACGTTTTCTAAGAGCCATGGTCGAGAGACTGAAAGCAAGTCCAAAACGTCATTCAATGTCATATAACGACCTTGAGAACTTTCTTTTTGAAGTCGTTCGTATTCTTCCTTTTGCACTATGATATGACTTTCAGGTAATTTAACAGTAATATTTTCTAATGTAAGTTGTAATTCATTCATGATGTTTTTTCTCTTTCGTTAAAAGATAATTTATGAGATAATAGGCAGTAGAGGAGACTACTACCCTATCTCTTCTTATTGTTTTGTAGCATCACTCTTGTGCTTCTTGGCGGAATCTTTAGGGGTGATGTTATTATTTTTGTAAAAAACATGAAAGGTATCTTCTAGGAAGTCTTCAAAATTTAGCTTAGATAACTCATTACCAAACTTATTTATCCATAGGTCTACGTCGGGATTGGGGTCATAGTTTACTTCATATTCCTGTATTAATCTGATAATGAAGTGATTACGAGCTTGAACCCCCCAAATTTTTTCAATGATGCGAAGCAAGGGATAGAAACCGCTTCCTTTTAGCATGTGTAGTATCTTCCCAATAATGTCATTGTTACGAGAATTTAGAGACGCTAGTGCTGGAAAATCTCCAAACCCTTTTAGTAAATCTTTGGTAAACAAAATAGGCTCACCAGTATCGGTACTATGAAAGCAGTATTTATCGAGCATTTTATTTACAATTAGTTTGCTCAAATCTTGTGGATGTTTAATGGTCAGCAATAAGGCTAGGATTTGGTTACTATAAGTGCCTTTATAGGACGCTTCCATACGTACCCAAGTATCACAATATTGGGTTAGATGCATATATCGTCCACGATTATCTAGTTGCTCTTGATATTTATCGTAGATACGGAGCAGGGCATTCACGTTCTTCTTTTTACTACCAATATAGATAGTTTCAGCTTTACCATCGATTTCTCTAGCACTAATTATAGAACGATTTTTATTACCTTTATGAGTGGTGAGGATATATTTTTTGGTTTTTAATCCTTGATAGAGGTCATTGACAGTCATATCATAATTAAAGTAATCCACTGCTAGGTCAATACGAGACAGACGTAGTTCGTAATAGTCATCATCTAGCATTTGAGCTATATTATGTACATCAATCGCTTTATCATAGAAGTCTTGATAGGTAGCTCTATAGTGCGATAAAGCGAATGCGCTAAACTTGATAATAATTCCCATGGTGAAATTGAACTCATGCCATGCTATCGCAAAATAATAAGGAAGGTTTTCGAAGGTAAATCCGTCAGTATAGCCTGCTGGAGAGGTTTTTAGTGAGACATAACTTCCAAATAAAATTGATAGAGATAGCTTCTGATCTATTGTTTCAGCTAATGATAAAGCAATTTGATTCCAATTGTTAGGATATTCACCGACTGTATCTTCTGTTGGCTTGATGACAAATGTAAACTCGTCTATACTAGTCATAATGACTGGGTTGTGCTTATCATTCTCGGAGAGATATTTTTCTATTTGATTTTTACAGACCAAAATTTTCTTCTTTCTATCCGCCTAACAAGTGAAAGTTAACAGGGCGGTAAATTTTGTTTTAGTTAACTATTACTATTAAGTAGTGAAATTCCTATGCTTTTATTATTTCATAGTTTCAGATAATGGTCACCCTAAATTCCAGAGTTACTGTGGAACGTTGATTTGATAACTTTTTGAGATAAAAGGGAGTTCGTTCCCTAAAGTGGAATGTGCATAGGTTTAAATCATAAAAGGGAGTGGAACGGGGGTCTTTACAGTATCCCCGTTAGCCAGCTAAAGCTGGCGAGGCTGTCTGCCTCCTCCTATCGCCTACGGCTACGGAGGGGCAGCATCCTCATCTATATCTGCTAATCTAGCTAAAAATGCTTTGATACAGTCAATCATCTTCTGACGATTTCGTACTTTGGGAACGAGGCAGGGCTTAATTTCATAGCCGTCTATTTGGATATAACCTTTGCCTATTTTTTGTGGCTTAATTTCTAAGTCAGTATCGAAGAGCATTTTTTTAGCTTCTTGTGACAATCGACCTAGACCAATTTTCACAGAAAAATTATCTCTAATTCCACCCATAAAATAAATGGAATCTGCTCTCTGAAGTACGAAAATCCCTCTCATATTTAAGCTCCTAGATAGACGTAGGATTTCTCCTAATTTGTTCTTATATTCTTCTGATGTCTTTTTATCAAGCATGGATATCCACGAGGAATATTCATCGAACACTAACCACCATTGGGAATAGTCGTCACTTTCTCCCGATAGTCTTTTTCGAAATTCTTGATAAAACCTATCAAATCCTTGTGTAACGTTTTCAAACGCATAGTAAGAATCATAGGAGCGAGCAAACAAGAAATCGTCTGAATGTTTATAGTCTAGAAGAATTATTTTAGCCTCTCCATCAGAATATAGATATATCAGAGCGATAAGCTGTAATAGGAACGTAGATTTCCCTGTGCCAGTCGAACCTGTCAGCATGAGGAATGGATGAGAGGAGATATTCCAGTGAATATCACCTCCTGTTTCCAAATTTTTCAGAATAGGGATATTAGAACTTCCCATAAATATCTACCTCAATTTCAGCTGGTGTTAGCTCTGCCTCAAGCATTTCTATCGTCGTACAAATCCGAATGCTTATGGCTTTTTCCGGTTCCCTATCTTGCCTAGTTACAACACAATCAAAGGCAACTGATAATTTTTTTGAGGAGTAAGCCTTTACATACTGACGAACACGGCTGGTAAATTTTTCTAGTAAGTCCTCCTCAATCTCTTCTTTCAGATATATGAAGAATTGCTTTGTAGAAGACCACTCGACTCCTTGTACATATTTCAATGTTGATATTGGGAGTTCTAGTTCGCTTATTTCAAATTCACACAATCGATGGTACAGAGATTCAGAAAGAAATGCTAGTTCTTTTTGTTCTTGTCGTTCTTTTAAGTAATCTGTTACTTTATTTTTTACATACTCTATGAAATTTTTCATGATGTTTTCCTCTTTTTGCCTTCTTTCTGAATCTTGTCATCTGTTTTCTTGCTGTTGTTAGGAGATGATACTAATCTTAAAGGAGCACGAAATGGTTCAAAGATTGCTGATAGGAGTACTAGAAAAAATGAATATAATTTAAAACCGAAATGGGATGGACGAGTATTTGTCTCTCTCATACAGTTTAAATAAGACCTTTTCAATCTCGACTGGATGTGTGGGCTAGGATGGACTAGACGCCATAAAAAGAATGAAATGTAGTAGGTTATGAATCCAACTAAAAGGATTGCTAGTAGTTCTGCTGTAGATTGTTTTAGTTCCTGAATGAATAAATTATAAAAAGTCATGATAAGACCTCCTTTTTGTATAAAGCATCAGTGCTTTATCAAAGAATTATTTGACAAAGCACCAATGACTGAACTAAGCTAAAATCGTTGCCGATTTAGCTTTGACGCTGAGGTTTGCTCGATTACCATTAAGATATGATGAAACCGTCACGCCTTCCAACTCTACTTCAATCTTTGTATCTAAGTACGATTGGAATTCAGATACACTAGCATTGAGTACTTTTACAGATTGGGTCATAAATTTGCCATTATCTGTGCGGTAACCAAGGTCAAGTGTTACTCCAATGGTAGCTTGTGTATTGAAGTCCGTTGCAGGACTGACACCCATAAGCATACCTTCAAGAATCATTGATTTTGCTTCCATACTTTTCTCCTTTCCACCTCGACCTATTTTTTGCTCTGAGAGAGTGAGGGGTTCTTCAGACCAATTGGCTATTCTATAGCCTTAATAACTTATAGCTAACATATTGCTTGTAGCTATACAAAAATTATCCCAGGAATAGGCTGTCAACTAAAGTGTAATTTATGCCCCTCGCAAATCCCTTGATAATACTGAACTTGTTAATTTTAGGGTAAGTTTTTAGTGTATTTTCAGAACTGATTATCTTCTGAGATAACTTTTTCAAATATTAGCTATAATCCAATTATAAAATATTCCAAGTAGGATATTTAGGGTAATTATGTTAGCTTTTTTTGAGTTATTTAATGTCTTATTTATCCAATAAATATCAATAATTTAAGCATCCTAATGTTTGCTTATATATATTTGGTGTAATTATTACTTAAACCATTGTAAAATCAGATGATTTCAATTATAGTTATAGTATAAAAATATGGAGGAGTTCATAATGGCTTTTAAAGAAAATAATTTTAACGAGCTTTTAACGGCTTGCATTATTCTTCATTCAGTTGATGAGCATGAATATTATAAAGACTTCTGTGAATCTGAGAAAGCCCAGTTAGAAAAAATTAAACTGGGAACAAAGGATTCTATGTTGGTTTTTAGTGAAAAAATGGTTACAGGTGATATCACTGATTACCTTCCAAATGTCAAGATAGAAAGAGAGTTGAGTAAAGAGTACAGAACTTATGAGACTTTAAAAAAGGTTTTTTATGGTCAAAAAATTGCCAAAAAAACATTCGACATTATTACTGATTGTTTTCAAGAGCTTGGTGATAAGATTGTACGAGAGATTGAAGAAAATAATCCTGAAAGGCTATCTAAAATAGATAAAATTGTTGATTCTAAAATCGTGGGTAAATCCTTAGAACCATTGCTAACAGAGTATCTAAAAAAAATACAATCTCATAAGAAAAATAGTTTGTATTCCTATGGCTTACTTGAAATGATGAAGAATGAACCATTTGAGAGAGCTGTATCCAATAATATTTCTATCATTGAGGAAATTTTTACAGATGAAACAAAATCGCAATTTATTTACAGTCTCGTCGATAATCTGAAAATTTTTGATATGCCTGAAGTTATAGAAAAATTTAACCTCTGTCTTAAAGATATCAATTCAGATGACCGTAAGGCGTTACAAAAGGCGTTAGCTATTATTTCAGATAATTTAGATATATTGCCGTACTTAGCTTATAAAGGAATTAACAGTAGAATAAGAGAAGAAATTATTTATCCGACTATGTATCGAGAAGCATTCCTCAGTAAAAGTTCAAAAAGCATTTAACCACGCAAAAACCCACTAAGTTAGATAGGCTTAGTGGGTTCTTCTATGTCCTTATTTAGTTATGTAATTCATCTAATAGTGCAGTAAAATGATGGAGAACTTTTTCTTGTTTATGTGGTTCTAGTTCGTCAATTTTATCAATAAAGGAGATAAGGGCTTGGCTTGTGAGGTTGAGTTTCATATCAAAAAAGGTTTCAAAGTCACAGTCGAGAGCTTGAATGACACTTTCTAATGTTTTGATGGTGATATTACTGTTCGTATTTTCGATTTTATAGATATATTTCAGCGGTAGGTTTGCACGTTCCTCTAGTTGCATTTGTGTCAGTCCTTTTTGCAATCGTAAGACACGTACTCTTTTACTAATGTAGTCTTTGAGATTTAATTGAGCCATGTAGTATTCTCCTTTTAAAGATATCATAAACTTTTAAGGAGTAATAAAAAACTACATAAAAATAGAAAAAGGGATACAAATAGCTTTAAAAAGCTACAACTTGTGATATAATATCTTTATAATACGAAAAAAGGAGTTTTATATGGCGAAAAATCAATCCCATAGTGGCACCATTAAGGTGTCTAAGGCTTACGGCGCTGTCGGTGTATTGGCTTTGTCGGGTGCTTTGGCTCTAGGCGGGGTATCTGTTAGTGCTGATAGTGTTGAGGGTAATAGCACGGCAACCGCTACTGAGGCGGTAGCGCCTACTAATACAGTAACTGAAGCTCAGCTTACTGAGGCTAAAGAGGCAGTCGATACTACCCATAGTGCAGTCCTCGCTCAGGATAGTACGGTCAAGGAGGCTGAGGCTAGTCTTGAAGCTAATCGTGCGGAGGTAGCTAGCCTTGATACTCAGATTGCTGAGGTCAAGGAAGTAGATAGTCAAGCCGTTGCGGAAGCTAAAGAGGCGGTTACTCGTGCGGAGTCGGCTCTTGGTAACCAATCAGTCGAAGCCGTAGAAGATAAGGTAGCTGATGCTAGTCAGGCTCTTGCCGACTCCATCAAAGCCGTTAGCGATGCTGAGCAAGACCTTGCTCTTGCAGAGAGGGGTACTGAGGTGACTGAGACTGTCACTGAAACGGTAGAGGTACCTGCTGAGGGGGCTAAGTCTCAGCTTTATGACCCAAAAACTGCTGACCGTGATGCTCGTATCTTTATCAACCCTGAGTATATTCAGGCTATCAAAGACCTAGCGAATGGTACTGGCACTGCTGATGCGGTCGACGCAGCTATCAAAAAGGGGGGTACTGAGGTTATCAAGTACTCTAGAAGTGGTAAACCTTTGTTGACTGCTACTTATGGTGACTTGGGTGAGTACAATCTGAAAAATCTAGGTAAGACGGCTAAACATTCGGGTCTTGAAAACTTAGACAATAGTACCAAGTATGACATCAGAGAACCCCTACCAGCAGAACTCTCTCGAAACCTTTCATTGTACGGCGCAGCCGTTTTGAACCACGTCCGCAGTCTCTTTGGTCAACCGTTGCTAGAGGTTAGCGAAGCCACTGCAACTTTTGCCAACAAGTACCAGTCGGTACAGGAGACTGACCGTCATCGTGATTTCACTTTCGACGAAGTGGCTCAAACCGTTGGTAAGGGCTTAGATGTAGACTACATTGCGAATAGCGCTTTGTATATCAATAAAGGAGGTGATTCGTTTACAGATGGCGGAGAGATTTTCCTTACAGAAGGTCAACTTTACAACTCCGTATATAATGCATTGATTCCTAAGCTTTTTGGTAAGGGTGATTACTCTGAGGCATTGAAGTTGTTAGGTTTCACTTCAAAAGCTAATGAGTTTATGATTAGTCCGTCGGTAGGTTACGGTGCGCATGAGATTCCGTTGAGTAGGACAGTCTTATCTCTCGTAGACTCTAGTTCTCCAGCCTTAGCGAACCCATACGAAGTCCGCTCAGGGGGTACGTCTACCACTAAGCAAGTTACCAAAGAAGTAACCAAAACGGTAGTAGACCCAGCAGCCGTTTCCAATGCCAAAGCTACCCTATCGGCAGCTCAGGCTACGAAGATTGGTGCTGAGGCACGTCTTGAATCAGCTCAAAATGAATTAGCTAGCGTTCGTTCCTTGGCTCGTGCGGTCAAGGAAGCTAAAGACCTTTACACTTCTCTCGCTGAGGCGGTATCTAGCCGTCAGGAGACGTTGGCTCGTTTGATGACTGCTAAAGTGGCAGCAGAGGAGGGGGTAGAACGTCAGGTAGCTTTAGTAGTTGCGGAGCGTGAGGAGCTGAATCGTTTGATGGGGGCTTATGAAAATGCGCTAGCTAAGTATGCTAGTCTTAAAGAAGCCTATGATGCACAACCAAAGCCTGAAAAACACCATGAAGTTGGTACAGGCGTAACTGCTAGCAAGCCTGTATATGAGCTTCCTAAAGTTCAAGACCATGGGACACTCGGAGGAGATAGTCAGATTGGGGTTGGTTCACAAAATGGCGGTGCTCTTGGTGGAAACAAAAAACCTAGTACAACTGTCGGAACTCAAAAAGACAAAACAGATAAGGTTGATACCCTTGGTATGAAGCCTTCGAAATCCGATATGAAAACCCCACAATACATGGGAAGTCAGACTACTTACGGACAAGGAATGCCTGCAAAAGCCGTTTCAACTGTTCGTAACAATCAAGCATCTAAACAAGCTATTACAACAGCTAATAGCTTACCAAAAACAGGAACAAATAACTCTATCCTAACATTGCTCGGTACAGCAAGTATCAGCCTTGTTAGTCTAGTAGGATTGAAAAAGAAAAGAGGATAAAAAAATGGCAAGAGATATTTTAGCATATCGTCTAGGGAAGCGGAAAAAATCTGGCTCTATGTCAGCTGAAAGTATCTTTGATGCTCATTATTATCATGCATTGGAAGATTTAGATTCTTCAGATGGTAAATCTCATAAAGTTTTATTTACTACTAAGACAAAAATTAACAAAAAAGATCTTAAGAAAGTTATCATTGTAGCTAATAATTTCCAAAAGGCTCTCATTGCTTCAATCGATCATCATGAGACTTATGATAAAGCAAAACCTAATCCAGCTTATAGGATTCCTTCTCAATGGGAAAGAGAAAATAAAGAAATAGAAATTCCTCAGAATTATCATTGGTTTGAATTATATGATGTTCAAGCTATTGATGATGAAGAGTTATCTAAATATAAGAACGGAAATAACTCACTCAAACATAGCCTAGGTGGCAGAAAAACGGCAATATACGTTGAAAAGTCTGAATAAACCAAAAAAGCAACTCCTATTCATGTGGGAGTTGCTTTTGGATTCTCAGAAATCGTTGGAAAGAACAAGCTATTCCAACAATTTCTTGAGAATGATGATAAAAGGGTTATGATTTTATGCTATAATAGATAGCGTAGAAAAGTGAAGACGGTGGCTACAAATTTTGAAAGGGGTGGTGCTTATGAATGTAAGTACAGAAATCCACTTAGAAAGGAGTAGCACTTTGTCAGTTGCGGAAGCATTGCAAGTGATGTTGGGTTTTGGTGGTTTTATCATCAGCCTGCTAACATTTGTGATTGCCTTAATTCTGCTTCGAGATAAAAAATAACCCCTCCCCACTTTTGACCGAGTTGTTGGACGAGTTATAGTCTAATTAGGGTCACCGTCTTTTTAACGGTTCTACATGGGAGTTGAGTTCCTGCTCAACTCCTTTTCTAATACTATTGTAGCATAGCTTGTAGGCTTTTGCAAGGGTATGGTATAATGGATTCGGCACTAACGATACCGCCTTAGTCAGGAGGTACCGCTTTTGAAAGAACTCATTATTACACTTATTCTTGCTCCGCTCATGGTCAACATATTAACAAAGTTGATTAGCGACTGGCTAGATAGCAAGCGAGGCAAACACTCCAAACGTTAGTGTCTAGCCCACAAAAAATCCCTCTGTATTGGTCGTACAGGGGGATTTGTGTTTCTTTTGAAAGAAACTCTTACACTTCCCCTATATTGTATCATTTTTTCTATGGCGCTGTCAAAAGTTTAGAGGTTTTATCATCAGCCTGCTAACATTTGTGATTGCGTTAATTCTGCTGCGAGATAAAAAATAACCGTCTCAACTTTGGCAGGTTAACGGTTATTTTTTAAAATAATACAAAATGTGCCACCGCCTTAAACGGTTCTACATTGGAGTTGAGTTACTGCTCAGCTCCTTTTCTAATACTATTGTAGCATAGCTTGTAGGCTTTTGCAAGAATATGATATAATAGATAACGTAGAAAAGTGTCCCTAAAGGGATGTGATTTTCTAAGTTCCTAAAGGAACTAGAATATCGCAAAGACGGTGGCTCCTAATTCTGAAAGGTGTTGATGCCTATGGGCAATTCATCAAAATCTGACGGAAAGGAGGAGCTGAATTTTTGACAGCTTTTGAAGTTGTACAAACGATTCTAGGTTTTGGTACCTTTACCATTACTTTGATTGGATTGTGCTATAAAATCTTCAAAAATGATGACAAAAAGAAATAGCCGTCAATACTTTGGAACAGTAACGGCTATTCTTTATAGCATTTACGAGCCACCGTCTTTTTAACGGTTCTACATGGGAGTTGAGTTGACGCTCAGCTCCTTTTCTCATACTATTGTAGCATATCTTGTAGGCTTTTGCAAGGGTATGGTATAATGGATTCGGCACTAACGATACCGCCTTAGCCAAGAGGTGAAATCCAGTGTACGAATATCTACTCACCAATTTCGTTGCACCATTTTTGGTCGGCATCATTCTACATTTAGTCAGTAAATGGATAGATAAGAATGATAAATAGTGTCTGTTAGCAAAAGCTAACAAAACCCTCAGTATTTGCGGTACTGAGGGTTTATTCTTCGTTGCAATGGTGAAAACCAAGCACGAATATCTACTTCCTCTACATTATATCACCTTTGCTACTGCTCTGTCAAAAACTTAGTGGTGATGCCTATGGGCAATCATCAAAATCTAACGGAAAGGAGGAGCTGAATTTTTGACAGCTTTTGAAGTTGTACAAATGATTCTAGGTTTTGGTACCTTTACCATTACTTTGATTGGATTGTGCTATAAAATCTTCAAAAATGATGACAAAAAGAAATAGCCGTCAATACTTTGGAACAGTAACGGCTATTCTTATATAGTAAAACTGAGCCACCGTCTTTTTAACGGTTCTACATGGGAGTTGAGTTACTGCTCAGCTCCTTTTCTAATACTATTATAACATTTTTACGGTGATTTACAAGTAGAAAAAATTGGACTATACCATTGGACCGAGAACGGTATCGAACTGTGAATAAAATGTAGTAGAAAAATAATTTTTTATTTGTAAAACTATGATTTTAACTCGGAATGAATTTGGTCACCTAGTGGTCAAATTTGTTATTTTTTATACTAACTAGCGAATGATAATATCTTGATTTTACGCTATTTTTACTTTCAATTTTAATAAATTTTAACGCTAGTTCGTAGGCCGCCGGTATAGTTGAAAAGACAAGGTTTCTAAGCCTTGTCTTTTTGTTTCTGTTTGCTTTATCTAGCGATTCAATTACTAATTTTTATAGGCATTTTGTCAACTGTAGTGGGTGAAGTGAATAGGTTACACTAAACTAGACAGAAATTATAAAGTGTTCTATACTAAAGAAAACCAGGAGGAAAATATGTCTAGAAAAACACGTCGCTACTTCACAGATGAATTCAAACAACAAATCGTTGATCTTCACAAGGCAGGTATGAAACGAAGCGAGCTTATCAAAGAGTATGAGCTAACTCCCTCAACATTCGATAAATGGGTTAAACAGGCAAGAACAACCGGTTCCTTCAAAACTGTTGATAACCTAACTGATGAGCAACGTGAGCTGATTGAACTCAGAAAACGAAATAAAGAGCTTGAAATGCAGGTCGATATCTTAAAGCAAGCGGCAGTGATTATGGCACGAAAAGGAAAATAATCACTGCGAACAAAAAGAATTACAGCATTTCAGCCATGTGTCGGTGCTTGAACATTCCGCGTTCTAGCTATTACTACAAAGCTGTGGAGGCTATATCCGAGGCTGGTCTCGAAGAAAAAATCAAACGCATTTTTCTCGAAAGCAAGTCCAGATACGGTGCTAGGAAAATCAAGAAATGTCTACAAGTACAAGGTATCAACTTGTCTCGTCGTCGGATTTCTCGCATCATGAAGAGACTGAATTTGGTTTCTGTTTACCAGAAGGCTGCCTTCAAACCACATGCTAAAGGGAAAAATGAGGCATCCATTCCAAACCTCCTAGCCAGACAGTTTCACCAAGAGAAGCCCTTGGAAGCTCTTGTGACGGATTTAACTTATGTCCGTGTTGGTAAGCGTTGGGCTTATATCTGCTTGGTCATTGACCTCTTTAATCGCGAAATCATCGGACTGTCAGCTGGTTGGAACAAGACTGCAGAGCTGGTCAAAGAGGCTATTCAAAGTATCCCTTATGCGCTGACTAAGGTCAAGCTCTTCCATTCTGATCGAGGGAAGGAGTTTGATAATCAGCTGATTGATGAGATATTAGAAGCCTTTGGTATCACACATTCACTCAGTCAAGCCGGTTGTCCATATGACAATGCCGTAGCCGAGAGTACCTATCATTCTTTCAAACTTGAGTTTATTAACCAAGAAACATTCCATTCCTTGGAAGAATTAACTCTAAAAACCAAAGACTACGTTCACTGGTGGAACCACCACCGCATTCATGGCAATCTCAACTACCAAACGCCTATGACTAAGCGAGTCATCGATTAAGCAAAAAACACTTTATAAAATTTGTACAGAAAACTGTTGCCTTTTCATTCAAATATCTCTTGTTGAAAGATATTTACAAGTTATCTGATGTGGATGTGGTTGAGCGCTCTTTTTCAGATATGGCCTTTAAATTCTTTCTTGGTCTAGCTCCTGAAGATTCTGTCATTGAACCTTCATCTC
This window contains:
- a CDS encoding DUF771 domain-containing protein, encoding MNELQLTLENITVKLPESHIIVQKEEYERLQKESSQGRYMTLNDVLDLLSVSRPWLLENVLYRSDIRSQIDIAINPNGFVKYPESQGGRYFFLSSKTRAFFEQNFVKIFK
- a CDS encoding replication initiation factor domain-containing protein, with translation MVCKNQIEKYLSENDKHNPVIMTSIDEFTFVIKPTEDTVGEYPNNWNQIALSLAETIDQKLSLSILFGSYVSLKTSPAGYTDGFTFENLPYYFAIAWHEFNFTMGIIIKFSAFALSHYRATYQDFYDKAIDVHNIAQMLDDDYYELRLSRIDLAVDYFNYDMTVNDLYQGLKTKKYILTTHKGNKNRSIISAREIDGKAETIYIGSKKKNVNALLRIYDKYQEQLDNRGRYMHLTQYCDTWVRMEASYKGTYSNQILALLLTIKHPQDLSKLIVNKMLDKYCFHSTDTGEPILFTKDLLKGFGDFPALASLNSRNNDIIGKILHMLKGSGFYPLLRIIEKIWGVQARNHFIIRLIQEYEVNYDPNPDVDLWINKFGNELSKLNFEDFLEDTFHVFYKNNNITPKDSAKKHKSDATKQ
- a CDS encoding FtsK/SpoIIIE domain-containing protein, whose amino-acid sequence is MGSSNIPILKNLETGGDIHWNISSHPFLMLTGSTGTGKSTFLLQLIALIYLYSDGEAKIILLDYKHSDDFLFARSYDSYYAFENVTQGFDRFYQEFRKRLSGESDDYSQWWLVFDEYSSWISMLDKKTSEEYKNKLGEILRLSRSLNMRGIFVLQRADSIYFMGGIRDNFSVKIGLGRLSQEAKKMLFDTDLEIKPQKIGKGYIQIDGYEIKPCLVPKVRNRQKMIDCIKAFLARLADIDEDAAPP
- a CDS encoding helix-turn-helix transcriptional regulator, with the translated sequence MAQLNLKDYISKRVRVLRLQKGLTQMQLEERANLPLKYIYKIENTNSNITIKTLESVIQALDCDFETFFDMKLNLTSQALISFIDKIDELEPHKQEKVLHHFTALLDELHN
- a CDS encoding LPXTG cell wall anchor domain-containing protein; amino-acid sequence: MAKNQSHSGTIKVSKAYGAVGVLALSGALALGGVSVSADSVEGNSTATATEAVAPTNTVTEAQLTEAKEAVDTTHSAVLAQDSTVKEAEASLEANRAEVASLDTQIAEVKEVDSQAVAEAKEAVTRAESALGNQSVEAVEDKVADASQALADSIKAVSDAEQDLALAERGTEVTETVTETVEVPAEGAKSQLYDPKTADRDARIFINPEYIQAIKDLANGTGTADAVDAAIKKGGTEVIKYSRSGKPLLTATYGDLGEYNLKNLGKTAKHSGLENLDNSTKYDIREPLPAELSRNLSLYGAAVLNHVRSLFGQPLLEVSEATATFANKYQSVQETDRHRDFTFDEVAQTVGKGLDVDYIANSALYINKGGDSFTDGGEIFLTEGQLYNSVYNALIPKLFGKGDYSEALKLLGFTSKANEFMISPSVGYGAHEIPLSRTVLSLVDSSSPALANPYEVRSGGTSTTKQVTKEVTKTVVDPAAVSNAKATLSAAQATKIGAEARLESAQNELASVRSLARAVKEAKDLYTSLAEAVSSRQETLARLMTAKVAAEEGVERQVALVVAEREELNRLMGAYENALAKYASLKEAYDAQPKPEKHHEVGTGVTASKPVYELPKVQDHGTLGGDSQIGVGSQNGGALGGNKKPSTTVGTQKDKTDKVDTLGMKPSKSDMKTPQYMGSQTTYGQGMPAKAVSTVRNNQASKQAITTANSLPKTGTNNSILTLLGTASISLVSLVGLKKKRG
- a CDS encoding putative holin-like toxin — translated: MNVSTEIHLERSSTLSVAEALQVMLGFGGFIISLLTFVIALILLRDKK
- a CDS encoding type I toxin-antitoxin system Fst family toxin, coding for MKELIITLILAPLMVNILTKLISDWLDSKRGKHSKR
- a CDS encoding putative holin-like toxin translates to MTAFEVVQTILGFGTFTITLIGLCYKIFKNDDKKK
- a CDS encoding type I toxin-antitoxin system Fst family toxin; the protein is MYEYLLTNFVAPFLVGIILHLVSKWIDKNDK
- a CDS encoding putative holin-like toxin produces the protein MTAFEVVQMILGFGTFTITLIGLCYKIFKNDDKKK
- a CDS encoding IS3 family transposase (programmed frameshift); the protein is MSRKTRRYFTDEFKQQIVDLHKAGMKRSELIKEYELTPSTFDKWVKQARTTGSFKTVDNLTDEQRELIELRKRNKELEMQVDILKQAAVIMAPKRKIITANKKNYSISAMCRCLNIPRSSYYYKAVEAISEAGLEEKIKRIFLESKSRYGARKIKKCLQVQGINLSRRRISRIMKRLNLVSVYQKAAFKPHAKGKNEASIPNLLARQFHQEKPLEALVTDLTYVRVGKRWAYICLVIDLFNREIIGLSAGWNKTAELVKEAIQSIPYALTKVKLFHSDRGKEFDNQLIDEILEAFGITHSLSQAGCPYDNAVAESTYHSFKLEFINQETFHSLEELTLKTKDYVHWWNHHRIHGNLNYQTPMTKRVID